CAGGTCGAGCGGCAGCTCCTCGCCGAGCTGGGCGCGGGCCCTCTCGCGCTCGCCCGGGCCCAGCGCGCCCAGACTGCCCGGCTGCTCATCGAGACGACCGCCCTGCCCATGGCGCAGATCGCCTTCGCCGCCGGTTTCGCCTCCATCCGGACCTTCAACGACACGGTCCGCGAGGTCTTCGCCCTGCCCCCGAGCGAGCTGCGCGCCCGCGCCCCGAAGCGGCAGGGCGCGAGCACCCCCGGCGCCCTGTCGCTGCGGCTGCCGTTCCGCGCCCCGCTCAACCCCGACAACCTCTTCGGCCACCTCGCGGCGACGGCCGTACCCGGCGTGGAGGAGTGGCGCGACGGCTCCTACCGCCGCACCCTGCGCCTGCCCTACGGCCACGGCGTCGTGGCCCTCACCCCGAACCCGGATCACATCGCCTGCCGCCTCACCCTCAGCGACCTGCGCGACCTGACCGTCGCCATCAGCCGCTGCCGCCGCCTGCTCGACCTGGACGCCGACCCCGTCGCGATCGACGACCAGCTCCGCACGGACCCGGTCCTGGCACCGCTGGTCGACAAGGCGCCCGGCCGGCGTGTGCCGCGCACAGTCGACGAGGCCGAGTTCGCCGTTCGGGCCGTGCTCGGCCAGCAGGTCTCCACCGCCGCCGCCCGCACCCACGCCGCCCGTCTCGTCACCGCGTACGGCGAACCGGTCGACGACCCCGAGGGCGGCCTCACCCACCTCTTCCCGGCCCCCAAGGCCCTCGCGGCGCTCGACCCCGAGACGCTGGCGATGCCACGCACCCGCCGCACGACCTTCACCACCCTGGTCCGCGCCCTCGCCGACGGCGACCTCCACCTGGGCGTCGAGAGCGACTGGCCGCGCACCCGCGACCGGCTCCTCGCCCTGCCCGGCTTCGGCCCCTGGACGGTGGACGTCATCGCCATGCGCGCCCTGGGCGACCCCGACGCCTTCCTCCCCACCGACCTCGGCATCCGCCGCGCCGCCCGGGAACTGGGCCTGCCGTCCACACCCGCCGCGCTCACCGCACGCGCCGGGGCCTGGCGCCCCTGGCGGGCCTACGCGGTCCAGTACCTCTGGGCGACCGACAGCCACCCGATCAACTTCCTTCCGGTATAGGACGTCCGATGAAGCAGCACACCGTGACCGACAGCCCGTACGGCCCCCTCACCCTCGTCGCCGACGACGGGGTCCTGTGCGGCCTGTACATGACCGACCAGCGCCACCGCCCGCCGGAGGAGACCTTCGGCACCCGCGACGACACCCTCTTCGCGGAGGCGGAGGAGCAGCTGAAGGCCTACTTCGCGGGCGACCTCGAGGAGTTCACGGTCGAACTCCGCCTGAACGGCACCCCGTTCCAGCGCACCGTCTGGGACGAACTGCGCCGCATCCCGTACGGCGAGACCCGCACCTACGGCCAACTGGCCGACGCCCTCGGCACCCCCACCGCCTCCCGCGCGGTGGGCCTGGCCAACGGCCGCAATCCCATCGGCATCATCGTGCCGTGCCATCGGGTGATCGGGGCGAGCGGGAGCCTGACGGGATACGGCGGCGGGCTGGAGCGCAAGCAGCGCCTGCTGGACTTCGAACGCGGAGCCGCCCTTTTCTGACGCCACAGCTCATCAAATTTGACTAGACTGCGGTCATGCCGGAGAAGACGATCCCGATCCTGCCGTGCCGCACCCTCCAGCCCGTCCTCGACTTCTACACCGCCCTCGGATTCGAGGTGACGTACCAGCAGCGCAGCCCCAACCCCTACGCGGTCGTGGAACGCGGCGGCATCGAGCTGCAGTTCTTCGCGATGAAGCAGTACGAGCCGACCGTGTCGTTCAGCACCTGCTACGTCCTGACCGACGACGTCGACGGCCTCTACCAGGCATTCCGGGCCGGGCTCAAGGAGACGTACGGAAGGGTCCCCACCCGGGGCCTGCCCCGGGTCGGGCCGCTCAAGGACATGTCGTACGGCGTGCGGCAGTTCCTCATGACCGACCCCGGAGGCAACTGCGTCCGCGTCGGGCAGCGCACGGGCCAGGAGCGCCACCACGGGCCCGCCCCCGAGGAGACGTTCGCGCGGGCCCTGCACTTCGCGTCGCTGCTGGCGGACTCCAAGGGGGACGCGGCGGGCGCCGCCAAGGTCATCGACCGGGTGCTGTGCCTGACGGACGAGACACCGACGCGCGTCCAGCTGCTTCAGCTCCTCGTGCTGCGCGCGGACGTAGCGGGACGGCTCGGCGACGAAGAGGCGTCCGCGACCGCCCTCGCCCGCGCCGCCGCGCTCGACCTCGCCGAAGCCGAACGCGACCGGGGCCGCGACGCGCTCACACGCCTGGCGGACCTGCGGAGCCCGCCTCTGCCGTGAGGCCGCGCAGCACCTCCGGCAGCGCCGTGCCGATCGGATCGCGGACGAGCTCGTCGGCACGGTCGTCGTACGGCGTCGGCTCGGCGTTGACGATGATCAGCCGGGCGCCGTGGTCGGCGGCGACCCCGGCGAGACCGGCGGCGGGCTGGACCTGAAGAGACGTGCCGACGGCGACGAAGATCTGGCAGCCCTTGCTGATGGCGACCGCCTGACCGAGGACGACGGGGTCGAGCCGCTCGCCGAACATCACCGTCGCCGGCTTCAGGATCCCGCCGCACTCCCGGCAGGGCGGGTCGTCCTCACCGGCCTCGACCCGGGCGAGCGCGTCCGCCATCGGGCCGCGGGCGTGGCAGCCGGTGCAGACGAAACTCCGCGCCGTACCGTGCAGTTCGAGCACCTTGCGGGCGGGCATCCCGGCGAGCTGGTGCAGACCGTCCACGTTCTGGGTGATCACCCGCACCGGCACACCGGACCGCTCCAGCTCGGCGACCGCCCGGTGCGCGGCGTTGGGCTCCGCCCGCAGCGTCCGGTTCTCCCGCCGCATCCGCCAGGAGCGGCGGCGGATCTCCGCGTCACCCATGTAGTACTCGTACGTGACGAGCTTCTCGGCCTCGGGGTCCCGCCGCCACAGTCCGTTCAACCCGCGGTAGTCGGAAATCCCGGAGTCGGTGCTGATGCCGGCACCGGTGAGCAGGGCGACAAGGGGCTTGGCCATGTCACCGAGGGTAGGCCGGGGCGCAGGGCGGCGGCGAGCGGATATCCAACGGGACGCCGAGGGTGTGAGGTACGGGTGGTGGGGCCCGTCAGAACACCCGCCGGCCGTTCTCCAGCTCCGCCGTGCCCGACCCGTCGGCCAGAACGTCGAGGGCGGCCAGGACACGGCCGCCGAGGGCACCCGGCAGATAGGCGGTCAGCTCATCGCGCGGAACCAGCCGCCAGGACAGCAGCTCCTCCTCCTGGAGGCGGATCGCCTTGAGCTCGTCCTCGCTCAGCACCCCACCGTCGTACAGATACGCCACCAGCGGCGGACGGCCCGTGCCGTGCACCCAGTCCACCGCCAGCAGCCGGCCGGGCTCCCGGTCCAGGCCGATCTCCTCGGCCGTCTCGCGTCGCGCGCCCTGCCGCGGGGTCTCGCCGTCGTCGGACTCGACGGTGCCGCCGGGCAGCGCCCAGCCCTCCCGGTAGTTGGGCTCGACGAGCAGCACCCGGCCCTCGCCGTCCCGGAACAGCGCGGCGGCGCCGGCCAGGACGCGGGGCAGGGACGCGATGTAGGCGGCGAAGTCAGGAGAGGAAGTCACCGGTGCAGGGTAACCACCGGATCCCGTCTCATCCTCCGGCGGTCAGGCCGCCGGCTCCGCCAGCCGCAGCGTCCGCTCCGCCAGTTCGCTGATCCGCACCCCGTCGAAACCGAACACCGCGCTGCGGACCGTGTCCTCCAGCGGGACCGTCCACTTGTCGGGGATGGCCGCCGCCCCGCCGAACACGCCGGCCACCGAACCCGCGGTCGCGCCGTTGGAGTCGGTGTCCAGGCCTCCGCGGACGGTCAGGGTGATGGTGCGCGTGAAGTCGCCGTCGCCATAGAGCAGACCGGCGGTGAGGACGGCCGCGTTCGGCACGGTGTGGATCCAGCCCATGCCGGTGGTCTCCTCGGCGACCGTGGTGAGCGTGTCCTCCCAGGACATCCGGGTGTCGTGCAGGGAGACCACCCGGCGTACCGTGCGGGCGAGGCGGCTGCTCGCCGGGATCACCGCCAGGGCCTCGTCGACGGCGTGCCGCACGGTGGGTGCGGTGAACGCCGCCGCGATCAGCGCCGCCGCCCACATCGCCCCGTAGACCCCGTTGCCGGTGTGCGACAGCACCGCGTCCCGCCGGGCCAGCAGGGCGGCGCGGCGCGGGACGCCCGGGCAGGTCCAGCCGAAGATGTCGGCGCGGATGAGGGCGCCGATCCACTCCTGGTACGGGTTGTCGTACGTCGCCGTCAGCGGCGGCTTCAGCCCATTGGCGAGGTTGCGGTACGCGGCCCGCTCGGCGGTGAACGTCTGCAGATACGGCAGCCGCAGCAGCCACAGGTCGCCGACCTGCTCGGTGCTGAAGCCGAAGCCGTGGGTCTCCAGCAGGTCGAGGCCGAGGATCGCGTAGTCGACGTCGTCGTCACGGCAGCTGCCGTGGATGCGGCCGCGGACGCACTGGCGCCATTCCGGGCGCAGCTCGAAGCCGTCGTGCTCGCTGATCGGCTCGGGCAGGTAGTCGGTGAGGGGGAGGGCGGCGGCCTGCCTGAGGTAGCGGTCGATGCGCTCGCGGGTCCACACCTCGCCCTGCTCGACCGGCTTGCCGAGCATGTTGCCCGCGATGCGGCCCTGCCAGCCGCCGAGGATGCGGTTCGCCAGGTCTGTCTCGGTGCTTGCGGGGGTCATGGTTACGGTTTACCCGTTTCGGGGCAGGTCTGCGGTGCGTCCGGCGGCTGCCGGTGCGTCGTGTCCGGTCGCGCCCGCGCGTCGCCAGCCGCATGCCGGATGCGGCCCCGCCCCCTAGGAGCCGCGGTGCCCCCAGGAGCCTCGGTCCAGAGGCTGGGCAGAGGCTGACGCCCGGGGTGTCCTCCGGTTAAGGTCA
This is a stretch of genomic DNA from Streptomyces hawaiiensis. It encodes these proteins:
- a CDS encoding AlkA N-terminal domain-containing protein; this translates as MHTDTERCVRAVRSKDARFDGWFFTAVLTTGIYCRPSCPVVPPKPENMVFHPSAAACQQAGFRACKRCRPDTSPGSPEWNQRADVVARAMRLIADGVVDREGVPGLAGRLGYSTRQVERQLLAELGAGPLALARAQRAQTARLLIETTALPMAQIAFAAGFASIRTFNDTVREVFALPPSELRARAPKRQGASTPGALSLRLPFRAPLNPDNLFGHLAATAVPGVEEWRDGSYRRTLRLPYGHGVVALTPNPDHIACRLTLSDLRDLTVAISRCRRLLDLDADPVAIDDQLRTDPVLAPLVDKAPGRRVPRTVDEAEFAVRAVLGQQVSTAAARTHAARLVTAYGEPVDDPEGGLTHLFPAPKALAALDPETLAMPRTRRTTFTTLVRALADGDLHLGVESDWPRTRDRLLALPGFGPWTVDVIAMRALGDPDAFLPTDLGIRRAARELGLPSTPAALTARAGAWRPWRAYAVQYLWATDSHPINFLPV
- a CDS encoding methylated-DNA--[protein]-cysteine S-methyltransferase — translated: MKQHTVTDSPYGPLTLVADDGVLCGLYMTDQRHRPPEETFGTRDDTLFAEAEEQLKAYFAGDLEEFTVELRLNGTPFQRTVWDELRRIPYGETRTYGQLADALGTPTASRAVGLANGRNPIGIIVPCHRVIGASGSLTGYGGGLERKQRLLDFERGAALF
- a CDS encoding bleomycin resistance protein produces the protein MPEKTIPILPCRTLQPVLDFYTALGFEVTYQQRSPNPYAVVERGGIELQFFAMKQYEPTVSFSTCYVLTDDVDGLYQAFRAGLKETYGRVPTRGLPRVGPLKDMSYGVRQFLMTDPGGNCVRVGQRTGQERHHGPAPEETFARALHFASLLADSKGDAAGAAKVIDRVLCLTDETPTRVQLLQLLVLRADVAGRLGDEEASATALARAAALDLAEAERDRGRDALTRLADLRSPPLP
- a CDS encoding SIR2 family NAD-dependent protein deacylase → MAKPLVALLTGAGISTDSGISDYRGLNGLWRRDPEAEKLVTYEYYMGDAEIRRRSWRMRRENRTLRAEPNAAHRAVAELERSGVPVRVITQNVDGLHQLAGMPARKVLELHGTARSFVCTGCHARGPMADALARVEAGEDDPPCRECGGILKPATVMFGERLDPVVLGQAVAISKGCQIFVAVGTSLQVQPAAGLAGVAADHGARLIIVNAEPTPYDDRADELVRDPIGTALPEVLRGLTAEAGSAGPPGV
- a CDS encoding NUDIX domain-containing protein, whose translation is MTSSPDFAAYIASLPRVLAGAAALFRDGEGRVLLVEPNYREGWALPGGTVESDDGETPRQGARRETAEEIGLDREPGRLLAVDWVHGTGRPPLVAYLYDGGVLSEDELKAIRLQEEELLSWRLVPRDELTAYLPGALGGRVLAALDVLADGSGTAELENGRRVF
- a CDS encoding ADP-ribosylglycohydrolase family protein; the protein is MTPASTETDLANRILGGWQGRIAGNMLGKPVEQGEVWTRERIDRYLRQAAALPLTDYLPEPISEHDGFELRPEWRQCVRGRIHGSCRDDDVDYAILGLDLLETHGFGFSTEQVGDLWLLRLPYLQTFTAERAAYRNLANGLKPPLTATYDNPYQEWIGALIRADIFGWTCPGVPRRAALLARRDAVLSHTGNGVYGAMWAAALIAAAFTAPTVRHAVDEALAVIPASSRLARTVRRVVSLHDTRMSWEDTLTTVAEETTGMGWIHTVPNAAVLTAGLLYGDGDFTRTITLTVRGGLDTDSNGATAGSVAGVFGGAAAIPDKWTVPLEDTVRSAVFGFDGVRISELAERTLRLAEPAA